The proteins below are encoded in one region of Fibrella aestuarina BUZ 2:
- a CDS encoding c-type cytochrome, producing the protein MKRALRIVGVLLLGLIVVAGAGLAYVKWALPNVGEAPQLTIQADSAQIAHGRYLANHVALCVDCHSTRDWTKLNGPMVAGTEGKGGEGFLRTMGFPGNFYARNITPAHLGDWTDGELYRAITTGVSRDGRALFPVMPYLNYARMDPRDIKAIIAYVRSLQPIKNTSIPAPEVDFPVNFILNTMPKPAEPGTRPDPSDKLAYGRYLTTFANCSDCHTPVDGQGQPLPGKFMAGGREFPMPGGTVRSANLTPDHTGLMHYTEDAFVAKFKSYADPATQHVAVGEDGYNSIMPWAMYAGMTESDLRAIYTYLKTLTPVPNTVTKFTPKGNVLAAR; encoded by the coding sequence ATGAAACGAGCGTTACGGATCGTCGGCGTTCTGCTACTTGGATTGATTGTCGTGGCTGGTGCCGGCTTGGCCTACGTAAAGTGGGCACTACCTAATGTGGGGGAAGCTCCCCAGCTGACCATTCAGGCCGATTCGGCGCAGATCGCTCACGGACGCTATCTGGCCAATCACGTGGCTCTTTGCGTAGACTGCCACTCAACCCGCGACTGGACAAAGCTGAACGGTCCCATGGTGGCCGGTACGGAAGGTAAAGGCGGCGAGGGGTTTCTGCGCACGATGGGCTTTCCGGGCAACTTCTACGCCCGCAACATTACCCCGGCTCACCTTGGCGACTGGACCGATGGCGAGCTCTACCGGGCCATCACGACGGGCGTAAGCCGCGACGGCCGGGCGCTGTTCCCGGTGATGCCTTACCTCAACTACGCCCGCATGGACCCCCGCGACATCAAGGCAATTATTGCTTATGTCCGCTCGCTGCAACCCATCAAAAACACGTCGATTCCGGCGCCTGAGGTCGATTTTCCGGTCAATTTTATCCTCAATACCATGCCCAAACCAGCCGAGCCCGGCACCCGTCCCGACCCGTCGGACAAGCTGGCTTACGGCCGTTACCTGACCACCTTCGCTAATTGCTCAGACTGCCACACACCCGTGGATGGGCAGGGACAACCCCTGCCGGGGAAATTTATGGCGGGTGGGCGCGAGTTTCCAATGCCCGGCGGCACGGTGCGATCGGCCAACCTGACCCCCGACCACACCGGCCTGATGCATTACACCGAGGATGCCTTCGTGGCTAAGTTCAAGAGCTACGCCGACCCGGCTACCCAACACGTAGCTGTGGGCGAAGATGGCTACAACTCGATTATGCCCTGGGCTATGTATGCGGGCATGACCGAGTCGGATTTGCGGGCGATTTACACGTACCTGAAGACCCTGACGCCGGTGCCGAATACGGTAACGAAGTTTACGCCTAAAGGCAACGTGCTGGCGGCTCGTTGA
- a CDS encoding RagB/SusD family nutrient uptake outer membrane protein codes for MKANIITNSVRVLGLTVLLLTGQSCKDILDEKVIANIGNDYINTPKGFEDAVRAAYSSQRAFYASERGLTMTEYGTDIYQAGADGSYKGFHFYDSQLNSSYDIIQQLWEELYRGINTCNAVVERAPTTAGVTDATKKLRVAEVKFLRAHYYFILTQLFGGIDLRLTETLGPTKKIARATEADMYKAIVADLEAAIPDLDNKIRSSDYGRATKAAAEHLLARVYLTKATSSAKAADDYAKAATLAQSVINNYGFKLLPDFASVFAQGAGEINDEVIYSIQYTSDPLTNINTANTNNGDGNKLHLYFGMQYDVQPGMKRDIANDRPFKRLRPTTYLLETVFKDRTNDSRYKKTFKDTWLSNNPGTGLNTSFDNSKAKITLKAGDTAIYIPGVEWTVAQRAAKPYQVLVPSLYNAALFPTLQKFLDPLRPDLTYEQGSRDFLAFRLAETYLILAEAQLKQNKTTEATAALNVVRRRAAWPGKEAAMELNAADVTMETIYEERARELAGEQLRWFDLKRWGNLVDRVKRYNPDAAANVKETNNLRPIPQTQIDRTEKNADGSPGFPQNPGY; via the coding sequence ATGAAAGCAAACATCATCACCAATAGTGTTCGGGTACTAGGCCTGACGGTCCTGCTCCTCACGGGCCAGTCGTGCAAGGATATCCTGGACGAAAAAGTTATTGCCAATATCGGGAATGACTACATCAATACACCCAAAGGCTTCGAGGATGCCGTCCGGGCGGCCTATTCGTCGCAACGGGCCTTCTACGCCAGCGAACGCGGCCTGACTATGACCGAATATGGCACCGACATCTATCAGGCCGGGGCCGACGGTAGCTACAAAGGCTTCCACTTCTACGATAGCCAGCTCAACAGCTCGTATGATATCATCCAGCAGCTCTGGGAAGAGCTATACCGGGGTATCAACACCTGCAACGCGGTTGTCGAACGAGCCCCGACCACGGCGGGCGTTACGGATGCAACTAAAAAGCTGCGCGTAGCTGAAGTGAAATTTCTGCGGGCGCATTACTATTTCATCCTGACCCAGCTGTTTGGGGGTATCGACCTGCGCCTGACGGAAACCCTCGGGCCCACGAAGAAAATCGCCCGGGCTACCGAGGCCGACATGTACAAGGCGATCGTGGCGGATCTGGAAGCGGCCATCCCCGACTTGGACAACAAAATCCGGTCGAGCGACTACGGCCGCGCCACCAAAGCTGCAGCCGAACATTTGTTGGCCCGTGTCTACCTGACCAAAGCAACGTCATCGGCGAAAGCGGCCGACGATTACGCCAAAGCGGCGACCCTGGCGCAGAGCGTGATCAACAACTATGGGTTCAAACTGCTGCCCGACTTTGCCAGCGTATTTGCCCAGGGTGCCGGTGAAATCAACGACGAGGTGATCTATTCAATCCAGTATACCTCCGACCCGCTGACCAACATCAACACGGCCAATACGAACAACGGCGACGGTAACAAACTGCACCTGTATTTTGGGATGCAGTATGACGTGCAGCCCGGTATGAAGCGCGACATTGCCAATGACCGCCCCTTCAAGCGCCTGCGCCCGACCACGTACCTGCTCGAAACGGTTTTCAAGGACCGCACCAACGACTCGCGCTACAAGAAGACGTTTAAAGACACCTGGCTGAGCAACAACCCAGGCACCGGCCTGAATACCTCTTTCGACAATAGCAAAGCGAAGATTACGCTGAAAGCGGGCGACACGGCCATCTACATTCCCGGCGTGGAGTGGACAGTGGCGCAACGGGCGGCCAAGCCGTATCAGGTGCTGGTGCCGAGTCTCTACAACGCGGCCCTGTTCCCGACGCTCCAGAAGTTTCTCGATCCGCTCCGCCCCGACCTGACTTACGAACAGGGCAGCCGTGATTTTCTGGCCTTCCGCCTCGCCGAAACGTACCTGATTCTGGCCGAAGCCCAACTGAAGCAAAACAAGACGACCGAGGCCACCGCCGCCCTCAACGTGGTGCGCCGCCGCGCTGCCTGGCCGGGTAAAGAAGCCGCCATGGAACTCAATGCCGCCGACGTAACCATGGAAACGATCTACGAAGAGCGCGCCCGCGAGCTGGCCGGCGAGCAACTACGCTGGTTTGACCTGAAGCGCTGGGGCAACCTGGTCGATCGGGTGAAGAGATACAACCCGGATGCGGCGGCTAACGTAAAAGAAACCAACAACCTGCGCCCAATTCCGCAGACGCAGATCGACCGGACGGAGAAGAACGCCGACGGGTCGCCTGGTTTCCCACAGAACCCCGGCTATTAA
- a CDS encoding peroxiredoxin, whose translation MKNHIISVGSEFPEFKKLAVVSLEKDNEFYEISSNDHREAGKWLVMFWWPKDFTFVCPTEIAEFNKKVEDFEDRDTVLIGASTDSEFVHLAWRKNHDDLRGLKFPMLADTSKSLAEELGILEANEKVAYRVTYIVDPQGIVRWVSVNDLSVGRNVNEVIRVLDALQTDELCPCNWTKGEATINA comes from the coding sequence ATGAAAAATCATATTATTTCCGTTGGTTCGGAATTTCCTGAATTCAAAAAACTGGCCGTTGTTTCACTGGAGAAAGACAACGAGTTCTACGAGATTTCATCAAACGATCACCGCGAAGCTGGTAAGTGGCTGGTGATGTTCTGGTGGCCGAAAGATTTCACGTTTGTGTGCCCCACCGAAATCGCTGAGTTCAACAAGAAAGTAGAGGATTTTGAAGACCGTGATACGGTGCTGATCGGCGCGTCGACCGACAGCGAGTTTGTGCACCTGGCGTGGCGCAAAAACCACGACGATCTGCGTGGACTGAAATTCCCGATGCTGGCCGATACGTCGAAGTCGCTGGCCGAAGAGCTGGGCATCCTGGAAGCCAACGAGAAAGTTGCCTACCGGGTTACCTATATCGTCGACCCGCAAGGGATTGTACGCTGGGTAAGCGTCAACGATTTGTCGGTAGGCCGCAACGTAAACGAGGTGATCCGGGTACTCGACGCCCTTCAGACCGACGAACTTTGCCCCTGTAACTGGACCAAAGGCGAAGCAACGATCAACGCTTAA
- a CDS encoding Gfo/Idh/MocA family protein: MPSSNANRRRFLRESLAATAGLTAFSALDVPAFGHQPVRHETLQPVPTTGMAGRLKFAAIGLNHPHIYGMTEAVLRGGGELVGVYAKEPDLLAAYTKKYPQAKVAKSEDELIGNSQIQLILSAAIPDERAPLGIRVMKAGQDYLADKPGITSLEQLAEVRRVQKETKRIYSISYSEHFDVRATVRAGELVKAGAIGKVIQTIGLGPHRIGLNPRPDWFFDKKRFGGILCDIGAHQCEQFLFFTGSTEAGVVASQVRNVNHPQYPNFQDFGDMMLRGNGGTGYVRLDWFTPNGLSTWGDGRLTILGTDGYIELRKYVDVAGRPNGEHLFLVDQKETRYVDCSQGDLPFGRQLIDDVLNRTETAMTQAHCFLATELALKAQKQASDVKV, encoded by the coding sequence ATGCCCTCCTCAAATGCTAACCGTCGCCGCTTTCTGCGCGAATCGCTCGCTGCGACAGCGGGATTGACCGCGTTTTCGGCGCTCGACGTCCCTGCTTTTGGCCATCAGCCCGTTCGGCATGAAACGCTTCAGCCTGTACCCACGACCGGTATGGCCGGACGCCTCAAGTTCGCCGCGATTGGCCTCAATCACCCGCACATCTATGGCATGACCGAGGCCGTACTCCGCGGCGGTGGCGAGCTGGTGGGTGTGTATGCCAAAGAACCCGATTTGCTGGCGGCTTATACCAAAAAATACCCGCAGGCCAAAGTAGCCAAGTCGGAAGACGAACTGATTGGCAATTCGCAGATTCAACTCATTCTCAGCGCCGCCATCCCCGACGAGCGCGCGCCGCTGGGCATTCGGGTGATGAAAGCCGGGCAGGATTACCTGGCAGATAAACCGGGCATCACCTCGCTCGAGCAATTGGCGGAGGTACGTCGCGTGCAGAAAGAAACCAAGCGCATTTACTCCATCAGCTATAGCGAACATTTCGACGTACGCGCTACGGTGCGGGCGGGCGAGTTGGTGAAAGCCGGGGCCATCGGCAAGGTGATTCAGACGATCGGGCTGGGGCCACACCGCATCGGCCTGAACCCGCGCCCCGACTGGTTTTTCGATAAAAAACGGTTCGGCGGTATCCTCTGCGACATTGGCGCGCATCAGTGCGAGCAGTTTTTGTTTTTCACCGGCTCCACCGAGGCGGGCGTCGTGGCCTCGCAGGTCCGTAACGTCAACCACCCACAATACCCCAATTTCCAGGATTTTGGCGATATGATGCTGCGCGGAAATGGCGGCACCGGATACGTTCGCCTCGACTGGTTTACGCCCAACGGCCTAAGCACCTGGGGGGATGGCCGCCTGACGATTCTGGGTACTGATGGCTACATCGAACTGCGGAAGTATGTCGACGTGGCGGGGCGCCCTAATGGCGAGCACCTGTTTCTGGTCGATCAGAAAGAGACACGTTATGTGGATTGCAGCCAGGGTGATTTACCCTTCGGGCGGCAGTTGATCGACGACGTGCTGAACCGAACCGAAACCGCCATGACGCAGGCGCACTGCTTCCTGGCAACGGAACTGGCCCTAAAGGCTCAAAAGCAGGCATCCGACGTGAAAGTATAA
- a CDS encoding hotdog fold thioesterase, which yields MNANVNLANLAEFHQQSIVGHLGIEFLEATDAHLTARMPVDERTQQPFGILHGGASVVLAESLGSVASVLRIDTNTHRAVGLEINANHIRSVSSGWVYGKCTPIHLGRTTHVWDIRITDEAERLVCVSRLTIAIIAAR from the coding sequence ATGAACGCTAACGTCAACTTAGCCAACTTAGCCGAGTTTCACCAGCAGTCGATCGTTGGCCATCTGGGAATCGAATTCCTGGAAGCGACCGACGCCCACCTGACAGCCCGTATGCCGGTAGACGAACGTACCCAGCAGCCGTTTGGCATTCTGCACGGCGGGGCTTCGGTCGTGTTGGCCGAATCGTTGGGCAGCGTGGCATCGGTGCTGCGAATCGACACGAACACTCACCGGGCCGTGGGGCTTGAGATCAACGCCAACCATATCCGGTCGGTATCGTCGGGTTGGGTTTATGGCAAATGCACGCCCATTCATCTGGGCCGTACCACTCACGTCTGGGACATTCGGATCACCGACGAAGCCGAACGCCTCGTGTGCGTCAGCCGACTAACGATTGCCATCATTGCCGCAAGATGA
- a CDS encoding carboxymuconolactone decarboxylase family protein yields MTITRTDTATSILANLGLAPEADYPVLDAMGDSKYLRDLKINVGNVLNNSTNLNAKESRLLALSVAANEKHQPLIDAFSEAAKQAGATDAEVAETLACTSLLSTNNIYYRFRHFANKDAYTNAQAGIRMSIMMTPVLGKEFFELMSLVVSAINGCEMCVRSHEESVLKHGASEARVLDAIRLGAVIKGLLVVV; encoded by the coding sequence ATGACAATCACACGAACCGATACCGCTACCTCAATTCTGGCGAACCTGGGTCTGGCTCCTGAAGCCGATTACCCGGTGCTCGACGCGATGGGCGACAGCAAATACCTGCGTGATCTGAAGATCAATGTGGGTAACGTGCTGAACAATAGCACAAACCTGAATGCCAAGGAAAGCCGCTTGCTGGCCCTGTCGGTAGCTGCTAACGAAAAGCATCAGCCGCTGATCGACGCGTTTTCGGAGGCCGCTAAACAGGCAGGTGCCACTGACGCCGAAGTAGCCGAAACCCTGGCCTGCACGTCATTGCTTAGCACCAACAACATCTACTACCGCTTCCGGCATTTTGCCAACAAAGACGCATACACCAATGCGCAGGCGGGCATCCGTATGAGCATCATGATGACACCGGTACTGGGCAAAGAGTTTTTTGAGCTGATGAGCCTCGTTGTATCGGCTATCAATGGCTGCGAAATGTGCGTTCGTTCACACGAAGAGAGCGTACTCAAACACGGGGCTTCCGAAGCGCGTGTGCTTGACGCCATTCGGCTGGGCGCCGTCATCAAGGGCTTGCTCGTCGTCGTGTAA
- a CDS encoding cold-shock protein gives MQTGVVKFFNESKGFGFIVDDESKKDIFVHITGLNGLTIRENDQVSYDIVDGKKGLNAVNVKKM, from the coding sequence ATGCAAACAGGAGTAGTTAAATTCTTTAACGAAAGCAAAGGCTTCGGCTTCATCGTTGACGACGAGTCGAAAAAAGACATCTTTGTACACATCACTGGCCTGAACGGCCTGACGATCCGTGAAAACGATCAGGTGTCGTACGACATCGTTGACGGCAAAAAAGGCCTCAACGCTGTTAACGTGAAAAAGATGTAA
- a CDS encoding ThuA domain-containing protein gives MFRFSLLVTLCLLARLSHADDGVNWKKIRVLVFTKNGKGYVHDNIPTAVARFQQLGREHGFAVEVSDQPTVFTEQNLRRFTLLIFPSTNNDVFDTDDQRLAFRRYIEAGGGFVGVHSVIGTERNWVWFKRMLGGSFLWHPKRQPYRLQLIDARHPSMAGLPKTWQREDECYFMKEMSPGPTTLLAHDLTSLDTTEAQKIRTAAGSYTALYPAAWYYHFDGGYTWCTALGHAKEDYNEATFVQHLFQGIRYVASQVRGLDYKQAYATHRDDAIR, from the coding sequence ATGTTTCGTTTTTCCCTCCTGGTAACCCTCTGCCTATTGGCTCGCCTGAGCCACGCCGACGATGGCGTAAACTGGAAGAAGATACGCGTACTGGTATTCACCAAAAACGGCAAAGGCTACGTCCACGATAACATCCCGACGGCGGTAGCCCGCTTTCAGCAACTGGGTCGTGAGCACGGTTTTGCGGTTGAGGTGTCAGACCAGCCAACGGTGTTTACGGAGCAGAACCTGCGGCGGTTTACCCTGCTGATCTTCCCCAGCACCAACAACGACGTCTTCGACACCGATGACCAACGGCTGGCGTTCCGGCGCTACATCGAGGCCGGTGGCGGCTTCGTAGGCGTTCATTCGGTGATCGGGACCGAGCGCAACTGGGTGTGGTTCAAACGGATGCTGGGTGGGTCGTTTTTGTGGCACCCAAAGCGGCAACCGTACCGCCTCCAGCTGATCGACGCGCGCCACCCGAGCATGGCCGGCCTGCCCAAAACCTGGCAGCGGGAAGATGAGTGCTATTTCATGAAAGAGATGTCGCCGGGGCCAACGACCCTATTGGCGCATGACCTGACCTCGCTCGACACCACCGAGGCCCAGAAGATCAGAACCGCAGCGGGCTCCTACACCGCGCTCTATCCGGCCGCCTGGTATTACCATTTCGACGGGGGCTACACCTGGTGCACGGCGCTGGGCCACGCCAAGGAAGATTACAACGAAGCCACGTTTGTGCAGCATCTGTTTCAGGGCATTCGCTACGTGGCCTCGCAGGTACGTGGCCTTGACTACAAACAGGCCTACGCCACCCACCGCGACGACGCTATCCGCTGA
- a CDS encoding SusC/RagA family TonB-linked outer membrane protein: protein MKHVFTQFSTHQYHRHLLVWCVLLWLVSSPFSRAYAQERTVTGRILSGDDQSPLPGANVTVKGTSRGTSTDANGTYRINVPNDQATLVISSLGFLSQEVAVGNRATVDLTLKSDERALQEVIVVGYGTQKKSQTTGAISSVSAKQITEMPITNLGQALQGRVAGVDVAQSGSRPGTVPTIRVRGRRSFNAGNDPLYVVDGIPLSAGYEDFNPNDVASMEILKDATATAIYGARGANGVVLISTKRGNTNNKTTISYDNYVGVTDALDKIKLFNGAEFTEFVREAYRTTGQYTGADGKVVPTGQSDPVADAKISVLGGDPNVAAGIAAGRNTDYQSLILKQGFQQNHSLGIQGGNEKTQFYISAGYFQDKGIIPGLDYTRYSLRANVDHQINKMFRVGLSSYLMYSLRNGESLNPYSFTLQQNPLGRPFDDNGNMIFFPTNDALLTNPLAEIAPGAQIQERKKYRIYNSLYIEANIFDGLKYRVNFGPDFTLQRYGRFIGAQTNARKGGDPQGEFNTSFGFNYTLENILTYTKTFGKGHNLNVTALQSIQRDNFETNNINVQGIPAESQSFYNAGNASSVLGVGSNLVEWTINSYMGRINYDYKDKYLITATLRRDGSSRFGENTKYGNFPGIALGWNINNEEFMKGATWIDLLKLRVSRGAVGNQGVAPYQTQGLLGRTVYAWGNNPAYGYRPNTIGNADLKWETSTSSNVGVDFSLWRGRVSGSLEVYQTNTTDLLLSDQLPTSTGFNAVTRNIGETRNRGVEISISTINVNTPGGFKWSTDLQFTKNNEAILSLYNGAVDDIGNKWFIGKPLTAYYDFKKIGIWQSNEADAAKAYGNFLPGQVKLADIDGDGKFSVTNDRTFLGSDIPTWSGGITNRFNYKGFDLSFFIYARIGQTILSGFHQNNNALAGRYQQIKVDYWTPNNPTNEFPRPNANQEFPLYNTALIYFDGSFVKVRNINFGYTFPSGGLVQRLGLQSLRLYSSIQQPFIFSTYRTKYNGVDPESTNGTVDNGFVPATRVATVGLNVKF, encoded by the coding sequence ATGAAGCACGTTTTTACGCAGTTTTCAACACATCAGTACCACCGACATCTGCTGGTATGGTGCGTTTTACTCTGGCTGGTGAGCAGCCCATTCAGCCGGGCCTATGCCCAGGAACGCACGGTGACCGGCCGGATCCTGTCGGGCGACGACCAATCGCCGCTGCCGGGTGCCAACGTAACCGTGAAAGGTACCTCGCGGGGTACGTCGACCGATGCCAACGGAACGTACCGGATCAACGTACCCAACGATCAGGCTACGCTGGTCATTTCGTCGCTGGGTTTTCTCTCGCAGGAAGTGGCCGTGGGGAACCGGGCTACCGTCGATCTGACGTTGAAATCCGACGAGCGCGCCTTGCAGGAGGTGATCGTGGTGGGCTACGGTACCCAGAAGAAAAGCCAAACAACGGGGGCTATCTCGTCGGTCAGCGCCAAGCAGATTACCGAGATGCCCATCACCAACCTCGGGCAGGCCTTGCAGGGCCGGGTGGCGGGTGTCGACGTAGCGCAGTCGGGTAGCCGGCCGGGCACAGTGCCCACCATCCGGGTACGTGGTCGCCGGTCGTTCAACGCCGGTAACGACCCACTTTATGTGGTGGATGGGATTCCACTCTCGGCGGGGTACGAAGATTTCAACCCCAACGATGTGGCCTCGATGGAAATCCTGAAAGATGCCACCGCCACGGCGATTTACGGGGCGCGGGGTGCCAACGGCGTCGTGCTGATTTCGACCAAACGCGGCAACACCAACAACAAGACCACGATCAGCTACGACAACTACGTGGGTGTTACCGACGCGCTCGACAAGATCAAGCTGTTCAACGGGGCTGAGTTTACCGAGTTTGTCCGCGAAGCCTACCGCACAACGGGGCAATACACCGGTGCCGACGGGAAAGTCGTACCGACGGGCCAATCGGACCCGGTTGCCGATGCGAAGATTTCGGTACTGGGTGGTGACCCCAACGTGGCCGCCGGTATCGCTGCCGGGCGCAACACGGATTACCAGTCGTTGATTCTGAAGCAGGGGTTCCAGCAAAACCATTCGCTGGGTATTCAGGGCGGTAACGAGAAGACGCAGTTCTACATTTCAGCCGGTTATTTCCAGGATAAAGGCATTATCCCGGGCCTCGATTACACCCGTTACTCGTTGCGCGCCAACGTCGATCACCAGATCAACAAAATGTTCCGGGTGGGGCTATCGTCGTACCTGATGTACAGCCTGCGCAACGGCGAAAGCCTGAACCCGTATAGCTTCACGCTGCAACAGAACCCGCTCGGTCGGCCGTTCGACGACAACGGCAACATGATCTTCTTCCCCACCAACGACGCCCTGCTGACCAATCCCTTGGCAGAGATTGCGCCGGGGGCTCAGATCCAGGAACGTAAGAAATACCGGATTTATAACAGCCTCTACATCGAAGCCAACATCTTCGACGGATTGAAATACCGGGTAAACTTCGGGCCCGACTTCACGCTTCAGCGCTACGGGCGGTTCATTGGTGCGCAGACCAACGCCCGCAAAGGCGGCGACCCGCAGGGTGAGTTCAACACCTCATTTGGGTTCAACTACACGCTCGAAAACATCCTGACCTACACCAAAACGTTTGGCAAAGGCCACAACCTGAACGTCACGGCGCTCCAGTCGATTCAGCGCGACAACTTCGAGACCAACAACATCAATGTACAGGGTATTCCGGCGGAGTCGCAGTCGTTCTACAACGCCGGTAACGCCAGCTCAGTGCTGGGCGTGGGGAGCAACCTGGTTGAGTGGACGATCAACTCGTACATGGGCCGTATCAACTACGACTACAAAGACAAGTACCTGATTACGGCTACACTGCGCCGGGATGGATCGAGCCGGTTCGGCGAGAACACCAAGTATGGTAACTTCCCTGGCATTGCGTTGGGCTGGAACATCAACAACGAGGAGTTCATGAAAGGCGCCACCTGGATCGACCTGCTGAAACTGCGCGTGAGCCGGGGTGCCGTGGGTAACCAAGGTGTAGCGCCTTACCAAACGCAGGGTTTGTTGGGTCGCACGGTGTATGCTTGGGGGAACAACCCGGCTTATGGCTACCGCCCGAACACGATTGGCAACGCCGACCTGAAATGGGAAACCTCAACCTCGTCGAACGTCGGGGTAGATTTCAGCCTGTGGCGTGGTCGCGTGTCGGGTTCGCTGGAAGTCTACCAGACCAACACCACCGATCTGCTGCTGTCGGATCAGCTGCCGACCTCTACGGGCTTCAACGCTGTAACGCGTAACATCGGCGAGACCCGCAACCGGGGCGTTGAGATCAGCATCTCGACCATCAACGTGAATACACCGGGCGGCTTCAAATGGAGCACCGATCTGCAGTTTACGAAGAACAACGAAGCTATTCTGTCACTTTATAACGGGGCCGTCGACGATATCGGCAACAAGTGGTTCATTGGCAAACCCCTCACGGCCTACTACGATTTTAAGAAGATCGGGATCTGGCAGTCGAACGAAGCCGATGCCGCCAAAGCGTATGGCAACTTCCTACCGGGGCAGGTTAAACTGGCTGATATCGATGGCGACGGTAAGTTTTCGGTTACCAACGACCGGACCTTCCTGGGCTCTGATATCCCGACCTGGAGCGGTGGTATCACCAACCGCTTCAACTACAAAGGCTTCGACCTGTCGTTCTTTATCTACGCCCGGATTGGTCAGACCATCCTGAGCGGTTTCCACCAGAACAACAACGCGCTGGCGGGCCGGTATCAGCAGATCAAGGTCGACTACTGGACGCCCAACAACCCGACCAACGAGTTCCCGCGCCCCAACGCCAACCAGGAGTTCCCGCTGTATAATACGGCGCTGATCTACTTCGACGGCTCGTTCGTAAAAGTGAGGAACATCAACTTCGGTTATACTTTCCCGTCGGGAGGTCTGGTACAGCGCTTAGGCCTTCAGTCGTTGCGGTTATACTCGAGCATTCAGCAACCGTTCATCTTCTCGACGTACCGCACGAAGTACAACGGGGTTGACCCCGAATCGACGAACGGTACAGTCGACAATGGCTTTGTGCCGGCTACCCGTGTGGCTACCGTTGGCCTGAACGTTAAATTCTGA